A single region of the Pectinophora gossypiella chromosome 2, ilPecGoss1.1, whole genome shotgun sequence genome encodes:
- the LOC126377622 gene encoding sphingomyelin phosphodiesterase isoform X1, with translation MIIRSSWLLQLLFTITAVTLTSGSPLFLDTGRSNKPMIRWSPPADDWNVTTAPRNEEPLFLPSNFTHKLPPTANETELIAHMAALKRNYSRLLWDSDKSTNLPLFVEKALKLLNLKQVYYEVEHSVMSKVSCTACKAGAGLLQHYIKLGKSKEEINKMIYQFCVSLKIQSARVCEGITRLFGTEVIYVLKRVTIGPDEICSFVIGDACGDVYNPYHEWEVAFPPVPKPTIEPLQAPMDKAPTFKVLQISDTHFDPYYAEGANAECNEPLCCRASSGPALTPGGGAGRWGDYRKCDTPKRTIDHMLKHIADTHTDIDYILWTGDLPPHDVWNQTKEENLKVLQETVAQMSDMFPGVPIFPALGNHESSPVNSFPPPYISSPESNIAWLYNELDAQWRRWLPAGVSHTVRRGAFYSVLVRPGFRIISLNMNYCNNKNWWLLLNSTDPATELQWLIYELQSAEFSGEKVHIIGHIPPGHSDCLKVWSRNYYAIINRYESTITAQFFGHTHFDEFEVFYDPNDLGRATSIAYVGPSVSPYYDLNLGYRIYYVDGDHEASTRLVVDHETWIMNLKEANLFGYPIWYKLYSARSAYLMSALRPQDWDKFIDDMTAKEDVFNLYYKHYWKNSPRRGTCDGECRKRLVCDARSGRSHDRRALCGHIEARIDGAQPAPQTWRAWLYNGLSVSLQPAQWFKDVNDNADTSSGLSNTKVRDGSGLKNEPT, from the exons ATGATTATCAGATCATCATGGCTGCTTCAGCTACTGTTTACTATTACTGCAGTTACTTTGACATCAG GTAGTCCTCTATTCTTGGACACTGGGAGGTCAAACAAGCCAATGATACGATGGAGCCCCCCGGCGGACGACTGGAACGTGACGACGGCGCCGCGGAACGAGGAGCCCCTCTTCCTGCCCTCCAACTTCACCCACAAGCTACCCCCCACGGCCAACGAGACCGAGCTCATAGCGCATATGGCCGCTCTCAAGAGAAACTACTCGCGCCTCCTCTGGGACAGCGACAAGAGCACTAACCTGCCCCTCTTTGTTGAAAAGGCTCTCAAGCTGCTGAACCTCAAACAAGTCTACTACGAAGTGGAACACTCAGTCATGTCTAAAGTATCGTGCACGGCTTGCAAGGCCGGCGCGGGCCTCCTACAACACTATATCAAACTCGGCAAAAGTAAAGAGGAAATTAACAAAATGATCTATCAGTTCTGCGTGTCTCTGAAGATTCAGTCGGCTAGAGTTTGCGAAGGGATTACAAGACTGTTTGGG ACCGAAGTGATATACGTACTGAAACGAGTCACCATCGGACCGGACGAGATCTGCAGCTTCGTAATCGGCGACGCTTGTGGCGACGTGTACAATCCCTACCACGAGTGGGAGGTCGCTTTCCCTCCGGTGCCAAAGCCCACCATAGAACCACTCCAAGCACCAATGGATAAAGCACCCACCTTCAAAGTTCTACAGATATCCGACACGCATTTCGATCCTTATTATGCGGAAG GTGCGAACGCGGAGTGCAACGAGCCTCTGTGCTGCCGCGCGTCGAGCGGGCCCGCGCTCACGCCGGGCGGAGGCGCCGGCCGCTGGGGAGACTACCGCAAGTGCGACACGCCCAAACGGACCATCGACCACATGTTGAAACACATCGCAGATACACACACC GACATAGATTACATTTTATGGACGGGTGATCTGCCACCGCACGATGTGTGGAACCAGACTAAGGAGGAGAACCTGAAGGTCCTGCAGGAAACAGTCGCTCAGATGTCGGACATGTTCCCCGGCGTGCCGATCTTCCCCGCTCTTGGAAACCACGAGTCTTCTCCGGTCAACAG CTTCCCGCCGCCGTACATTTCGTCTCCGGAGTCGAACATCGCGTGGCTATACAACGAGCTGGACGCACAATGGCGTCGCTGGCTGCCCGCCGGTGTCTCCCACACGGTGCGTCGTGGCGCCTTCTACTCTGTGCTCGTGCGCCCCGGCTTCCGCATCATATCTCTCAACATGAACTACTGCAATAACAAGAACTG GTGGTTGCTACTGAACAGCACTGACCCGGCTACGGAGCTCCAATGGCTTATTTACGAGCTTCAATCAGCAGAGTTTAGTGGAGAAAAAGTACATATAATAGGTCATATACCCCCGGGCCACTCTGATTGCCTGAAGGTGTGGAGTCGCAACTACTACGCTATCATCAACAGATACGAATCCACTATAACAGCACAGTTCTTCGGGCACACACATTTCGACGAATTCGAGGTCTTTTACGATCCCAACGATCTAG GACGAGCAACGAGTATCGCATACGTGGGGCCGTCAGTATCACCGTACTACGACTTGAATCTGGGATATCGAATATATTATGTAGATGGCGACCATGAGGCGTCGACACGT TTGGTTGTGGATCACGAGACTTGGATAATGAATCTGAAGGAGGCGAACCTGTTTGGTTACCCGATTTGGTACAAGTTATATTCGGCGCGCTCTGCATACCTGATGTCGGCCCTGCGGCCGCAAGACTGGGACAAGTTTATTGACGACATGACTGCTAAGGAGGATGTCTTCAATTTGTACTACAA GCATTACTGGAAGAACAGTCCGCGTCGAGGCACATGCGACGGGGAATGTCGAAAGAGGCTCGTATGCGACGCACGGTCCGGGCGCTCTCACGACCGCCGCGCCCTCTGCGGCCACATCGAGGCCCGCATCGACGGCGCCCAGCCCGCCCCACAGACGTGGCGAGCATGGCTCTACAATGGCCTGTCTGTCTC CTTACAACCTGCACAGTGGTTTAAG GATGTCAATGATAATGCAGATACCTCAAGTGGCTTATCAAATACCAAAGTTCGTGATGGGTCTGGGCTGAAAAACGAACCAACTTGA
- the LOC126377587 gene encoding serrate RNA effector molecule homolog, with translation MADSDDEYDRKRRDKFRGERGAAESSYRSSDRREERSRGREEWSERSRGGRSGPDYRDYRGGASASRGYSPVRGEGPPSKRIRPDWPIDDRRYGGMPHDSYGSYGWAHDHFGPHPAHQGYGQPMPPVPARDAVLPMGAVDGPPTMMSFKAFLAAQDDSITVDDAIQKYNEYKLEFRRQQLNEFFVAHKDEEWFKIKYHPEESVKRKEEQLAALKNRLNVFLGLLEVGELDKVSVDVDKSDKLIRLLDTVVIKLEGGTEEDLKALDEPPNEEPTTKEKPVEADKPVVIDVDAVKVKEEKEEENADKNDKDKTDKKEDPDKPTAPLTMEIDPHLKQLQEQAKLFSRFNSAPGDEPEGEPQEKEPPPPGSSSSSSSSSSSSSSSEDEGETTSRRKSKSKSKSKTPDKSPKRKEKSKSPSVEKTGEAEKDKEKNGDDKAESLNDVIVEKKESRALHKTTSIFLRNLAPTITKAEVEAMCKRYGGFLRVALADPLPERRWFRRGWVTFRREVNIKDICWNLNNIRLRECELGAIVNRDLQRRIRPVSGVTLERPVLRADARLAARLAHLLDTRTKLWAAENAENNQETEKSSSDVQNFSLNSKNPVLHKITEHLIEEASTEEEELLGLEASSDSTTVEQSDPELVRVLDRLVLYLRIVHSVDYYNHCEYPYEDEMPNRCGIMHARSGPPANKPSQQEVQDYIKTFESKMSAFLQDVKPLSDEELQKLGIKDPDAEVEKFIQANTQELSKDKWLCPLSGKKFKGPDFIRKHIFNKHAEKVEEVRREVSYFNAYVRDVRRPQQPEPPARPAPPAHHAPPPAPYGGGAAGGAGPAARGWGWGGWAPPAPYAPRHPRFSRPRGGGGGAEFRPVIHYRDLDAPREPDEFI, from the exons ATGGCTGatagtgatgatgaatatgaTCGGAAAAGACGCGACAAATTCCGCGGCGAAAGAGGTGCTGCTGAAAGTAGCTATAGAAGTAGTGATCGCCGCGAGGAGCGTAGCCGGGGCCGAGAAGAGTGGTCCGAAAG ATCTCGCGGCGGTCGTTCTGGGCCGGACTACAGAGACTACCGCGGGGGAGCGAGTGCTAGCCGCGGGTATTCACCTGTGCGCGGTGAGGGCCCCCCTAGCAAGCGTATTAGGCCAGACTGGCCTATAGATGACCGAAGATATGGAGGCATGCCACATGATTCTTATGGGTCATATGGCTGGGCTCATGATCACTTTGGACCGCATCCGGCACACCAGGGTTATGGGCAGCCGATGCCACCAGTACCCGCAAG GGATGCTGTCCTGCCTATGGGTGCGGTGGATGGACCCCCAACCATGATGTCCTTCAAAGCATTCCTTGCTGCTCAAGATGACTCGATCACAGTGGATGATGCCATTCAGAAGTACAATGAATACAAGCTAGAATTCAGAAGACAACAGCTCAACGAGTTCTTTGTTGCTCATAAGGATGAAGAATG GTTCAAGATCAAATACCACCCTGAGGAATCTGTCAAACGGAAAGAAGAGCAGTTAGCTGCATTGAag AACCGTCTAAACGTTTTCCTGGGATTATTAGAAGTTGGGGAGTTGGACAAAGTGTCAGTAGATGTGGATAAGTCTGACAAGCTGATTAGATTACTGGATACTGTCGTGATCAAGCTTGAAGGAGGCACAGAAGAAGACCTGAAAGCTCTCGATGAACCGCCAAATGAAGAACCAACTACTAAAGAAAAACCAG TTGAAGCAGACAAACCTGTGGTCATTGATGTGGATGCTGTAAAGGTGAAAGAAGAAAAGGAAGAAGAAAACGCGGATAAAAATGACAAG GATAAGACTGACAAGAAGGAGGACCCGGACAAGCCAACAGCGCCTCTCACCATGGAGATAGATCCGCATCTCAAGCAGTTGCAAGAGCAAGCCAAGCTGTTCTCTCGCTTCAACTCCGCGCCCGGTGACGAACCGGAGGGTGAACCCCAGGAGAAGGAACCTC CCCCGCCGGGTTCCTCTTCAAGTTCCTCGTCGTCcagttcttcatcatcatcttcagaGGACGAAGGAGAGACCACCTCTCGACGCAAGTCTAAATCTAAGTCCAAGTCCAAAACACCGGACAAATCGCCCAAGCGCAAAGAGAAGTCCAAGTCACCAAGTGTGGAGAAGACTGGAGAAGCAGAgaaagataaagaaaaaaatggaGATGATAAAGCGGAGTCGCTGAATGACGTCATTGTCGAGAAGAAAGAGTCACGCGCGCTGCACAAGACCACGTCTATATTCCTAAGGAATTTAGCACCTACTATTACTAAGGCAGAAGTTGaagct ATGTGCAAACGCTACGGCGGTTTTCTGCGTGTGGCGTTAGCAGACCCGCTACCTGAACGCCGATGGTTCCGCCGCGGCTGGGTCACCTTCCGTCGGGAGGTCAACATCAAGGATATCTGCTGGAACCTTAATAACATTCGG TTGCGCGAATGCGAGCTAGGAGCGATTGTGAACAGGGACCTGCAACGTCGCATCCGCCCTGTATCGGGGGTGACACTTGAACGACCAGTGCTGCGCGCCGACGCCCGCCTGGCCGCGAGACTGGCGCACCTCCTCGACACTCGCACCAAGCTGTGGGCTGCAGAGAACGCGGAGAACAACCAGGAAACCGAAAAATCCTCTTCCGATGTCCAAAATTTCAGCTTAAACTCGAAGAACCCCGTACTTCACAAGATTACAGAGCATTTGATTGAAGAAGCTTCTACTGAGGAGGAAGAGCTTCTAGGTCTCGAAGCGTCATCGGACTCTACAACCGTGGAGCAATCAGACCCGGAACTGGTTAGGGTGTTGGACCGCCTTGTGCTGTACCTGCGTATAGTGCACTCAGTGGATTACTACAACCATTGCGAATATCCTTATGAGGATGAGATGCCTAATCGCTGCGGCATTATGCACGCTCGTTCTGGGCCACCGGCGAACAAG CCATCTCAGCAAGAGGTACAAGATTACATCAAGACATTCGAAAGCAAGATGTCTGCTTTTCTGCAAGATGTTAAGCCTCTTTCTGATGAGGAATTACAGAAACTTGGAatcaag GACCCTGATGCAGAAGTCGAGAAGTTCATACAAGCCAACACTCAGGAGTTGTCCAAAGACAAGTGGTTGTGTCCACTCAGTGGGAAGAAATTCAAAGGGCCTGACTTTATCAGAAAACACATATTCAACAAGCATGCGGAGAAG GTGGAGGAGGTGCGGCGCGAGGTGTCGTACTTCAACGCGTACGTGCGCGACGTGCGCCGCCCGCAGCAGCCCGAGCcgcccgcgcgccccgcgccgcccgcgcaccacgcgccgccgcccgcgcc gtacggcggcggcgcggcgggcggagCGGGCCCGGCGGCGCGCGGCTGGGGCTGGGGCGGGtgggcgccgcccgcgccctaCGCGCCCCGCCACCCGCGCTTCTCACGACCCAG gggcggcggcggcggcgccgaaTTCCGCCCGGTGATTCACTACCGAGACCTGGACGCGCCACGCGAACCTGACGAATTCATATAA
- the LOC126377622 gene encoding sphingomyelin phosphodiesterase isoform X2, with protein sequence MIIRSSWLLQLLFTITAVTLTSGSPLFLDTGRSNKPMIRWSPPADDWNVTTAPRNEEPLFLPSNFTHKLPPTANETELIAHMAALKRNYSRLLWDSDKSTNLPLFVEKALKLLNLKQVYYEVEHSVMSKVSCTACKAGAGLLQHYIKLGKSKEEINKMIYQFCVSLKIQSARVCEGITRLFGTEVIYVLKRVTIGPDEICSFVIGDACGDVYNPYHEWEVAFPPVPKPTIEPLQAPMDKAPTFKVLQISDTHFDPYYAEGANAECNEPLCCRASSGPALTPGGGAGRWGDYRKCDTPKRTIDHMLKHIADTHTDIDYILWTGDLPPHDVWNQTKEENLKVLQETVAQMSDMFPGVPIFPALGNHESSPVNSFPPPYISSPESNIAWLYNELDAQWRRWLPAGVSHTVRRGAFYSVLVRPGFRIISLNMNYCNNKNWWLLLNSTDPATELQWLIYELQSAEFSGEKVHIIGHIPPGHSDCLKVWSRNYYAIINRYESTITAQFFGHTHFDEFEVFYDPNDLGRATSIAYVGPSVSPYYDLNLGYRIYYVDGDHEASTRLVVDHETWIMNLKEANLFGYPIWYKLYSARSAYLMSALRPQDWDKFIDDMTAKEDVFNLYYKHYWKNSPRRGTCDGECRKRLVCDARSGRSHDRRALCGHIEARIDGAQPAPQTWRAWLYNGLSVSMSMIMQIPQVAYQIPKFVMGLG encoded by the exons ATGATTATCAGATCATCATGGCTGCTTCAGCTACTGTTTACTATTACTGCAGTTACTTTGACATCAG GTAGTCCTCTATTCTTGGACACTGGGAGGTCAAACAAGCCAATGATACGATGGAGCCCCCCGGCGGACGACTGGAACGTGACGACGGCGCCGCGGAACGAGGAGCCCCTCTTCCTGCCCTCCAACTTCACCCACAAGCTACCCCCCACGGCCAACGAGACCGAGCTCATAGCGCATATGGCCGCTCTCAAGAGAAACTACTCGCGCCTCCTCTGGGACAGCGACAAGAGCACTAACCTGCCCCTCTTTGTTGAAAAGGCTCTCAAGCTGCTGAACCTCAAACAAGTCTACTACGAAGTGGAACACTCAGTCATGTCTAAAGTATCGTGCACGGCTTGCAAGGCCGGCGCGGGCCTCCTACAACACTATATCAAACTCGGCAAAAGTAAAGAGGAAATTAACAAAATGATCTATCAGTTCTGCGTGTCTCTGAAGATTCAGTCGGCTAGAGTTTGCGAAGGGATTACAAGACTGTTTGGG ACCGAAGTGATATACGTACTGAAACGAGTCACCATCGGACCGGACGAGATCTGCAGCTTCGTAATCGGCGACGCTTGTGGCGACGTGTACAATCCCTACCACGAGTGGGAGGTCGCTTTCCCTCCGGTGCCAAAGCCCACCATAGAACCACTCCAAGCACCAATGGATAAAGCACCCACCTTCAAAGTTCTACAGATATCCGACACGCATTTCGATCCTTATTATGCGGAAG GTGCGAACGCGGAGTGCAACGAGCCTCTGTGCTGCCGCGCGTCGAGCGGGCCCGCGCTCACGCCGGGCGGAGGCGCCGGCCGCTGGGGAGACTACCGCAAGTGCGACACGCCCAAACGGACCATCGACCACATGTTGAAACACATCGCAGATACACACACC GACATAGATTACATTTTATGGACGGGTGATCTGCCACCGCACGATGTGTGGAACCAGACTAAGGAGGAGAACCTGAAGGTCCTGCAGGAAACAGTCGCTCAGATGTCGGACATGTTCCCCGGCGTGCCGATCTTCCCCGCTCTTGGAAACCACGAGTCTTCTCCGGTCAACAG CTTCCCGCCGCCGTACATTTCGTCTCCGGAGTCGAACATCGCGTGGCTATACAACGAGCTGGACGCACAATGGCGTCGCTGGCTGCCCGCCGGTGTCTCCCACACGGTGCGTCGTGGCGCCTTCTACTCTGTGCTCGTGCGCCCCGGCTTCCGCATCATATCTCTCAACATGAACTACTGCAATAACAAGAACTG GTGGTTGCTACTGAACAGCACTGACCCGGCTACGGAGCTCCAATGGCTTATTTACGAGCTTCAATCAGCAGAGTTTAGTGGAGAAAAAGTACATATAATAGGTCATATACCCCCGGGCCACTCTGATTGCCTGAAGGTGTGGAGTCGCAACTACTACGCTATCATCAACAGATACGAATCCACTATAACAGCACAGTTCTTCGGGCACACACATTTCGACGAATTCGAGGTCTTTTACGATCCCAACGATCTAG GACGAGCAACGAGTATCGCATACGTGGGGCCGTCAGTATCACCGTACTACGACTTGAATCTGGGATATCGAATATATTATGTAGATGGCGACCATGAGGCGTCGACACGT TTGGTTGTGGATCACGAGACTTGGATAATGAATCTGAAGGAGGCGAACCTGTTTGGTTACCCGATTTGGTACAAGTTATATTCGGCGCGCTCTGCATACCTGATGTCGGCCCTGCGGCCGCAAGACTGGGACAAGTTTATTGACGACATGACTGCTAAGGAGGATGTCTTCAATTTGTACTACAA GCATTACTGGAAGAACAGTCCGCGTCGAGGCACATGCGACGGGGAATGTCGAAAGAGGCTCGTATGCGACGCACGGTCCGGGCGCTCTCACGACCGCCGCGCCCTCTGCGGCCACATCGAGGCCCGCATCGACGGCGCCCAGCCCGCCCCACAGACGTGGCGAGCATGGCTCTACAATGGCCTGTCTGTCTC GATGTCAATGATAATGCAGATACCTCAAGTGGCTTATCAAATACCAAAGTTCGTGATGGGTCTGGGCTGA
- the LOC126377622 gene encoding sphingomyelin phosphodiesterase isoform X3 produces MIIRSSWLLQLLFTITAVTLTSGSPLFLDTGRSNKPMIRWSPPADDWNVTTAPRNEEPLFLPSNFTHKLPPTANETELIAHMAALKRNYSRLLWDSDKSTNLPLFVEKALKLLNLKQVYYEVEHSVMSKVSCTACKAGAGLLQHYIKLGKSKEEINKMIYQFCVSLKIQSARVCEGITRLFGTEVIYVLKRVTIGPDEICSFVIGDACGDVYNPYHEWEVAFPPVPKPTIEPLQAPMDKAPTFKVLQISDTHFDPYYAEGANAECNEPLCCRASSGPALTPGGGAGRWGDYRKCDTPKRTIDHMLKHIADTHTDIDYILWTGDLPPHDVWNQTKEENLKVLQETVAQMSDMFPGVPIFPALGNHESSPVNSFPPPYISSPESNIAWLYNELDAQWRRWLPAGVSHTVRRGAFYSVLVRPGFRIISLNMNYCNNKNWWLLLNSTDPATELQWLIYELQSAEFSGEKVHIIGHIPPGHSDCLKVWSRNYYAIINRYESTITAQFFGHTHFDEFEVFYDPNDLGRATSIAYVGPSVSPYYDLNLGYRIYYVDGDHEASTRLVVDHETWIMNLKEANLFGYPIWYKLYSARSAYLMSALRPQDWDKFIDDMTAKEDVFNLYYKHYWKNSPRRGTCDGECRKRLVCDARSGRSHDRRALCGHIEARIDGAQPAPQTWRAWLYNGLSVSNNSTPTVVQV; encoded by the exons ATGATTATCAGATCATCATGGCTGCTTCAGCTACTGTTTACTATTACTGCAGTTACTTTGACATCAG GTAGTCCTCTATTCTTGGACACTGGGAGGTCAAACAAGCCAATGATACGATGGAGCCCCCCGGCGGACGACTGGAACGTGACGACGGCGCCGCGGAACGAGGAGCCCCTCTTCCTGCCCTCCAACTTCACCCACAAGCTACCCCCCACGGCCAACGAGACCGAGCTCATAGCGCATATGGCCGCTCTCAAGAGAAACTACTCGCGCCTCCTCTGGGACAGCGACAAGAGCACTAACCTGCCCCTCTTTGTTGAAAAGGCTCTCAAGCTGCTGAACCTCAAACAAGTCTACTACGAAGTGGAACACTCAGTCATGTCTAAAGTATCGTGCACGGCTTGCAAGGCCGGCGCGGGCCTCCTACAACACTATATCAAACTCGGCAAAAGTAAAGAGGAAATTAACAAAATGATCTATCAGTTCTGCGTGTCTCTGAAGATTCAGTCGGCTAGAGTTTGCGAAGGGATTACAAGACTGTTTGGG ACCGAAGTGATATACGTACTGAAACGAGTCACCATCGGACCGGACGAGATCTGCAGCTTCGTAATCGGCGACGCTTGTGGCGACGTGTACAATCCCTACCACGAGTGGGAGGTCGCTTTCCCTCCGGTGCCAAAGCCCACCATAGAACCACTCCAAGCACCAATGGATAAAGCACCCACCTTCAAAGTTCTACAGATATCCGACACGCATTTCGATCCTTATTATGCGGAAG GTGCGAACGCGGAGTGCAACGAGCCTCTGTGCTGCCGCGCGTCGAGCGGGCCCGCGCTCACGCCGGGCGGAGGCGCCGGCCGCTGGGGAGACTACCGCAAGTGCGACACGCCCAAACGGACCATCGACCACATGTTGAAACACATCGCAGATACACACACC GACATAGATTACATTTTATGGACGGGTGATCTGCCACCGCACGATGTGTGGAACCAGACTAAGGAGGAGAACCTGAAGGTCCTGCAGGAAACAGTCGCTCAGATGTCGGACATGTTCCCCGGCGTGCCGATCTTCCCCGCTCTTGGAAACCACGAGTCTTCTCCGGTCAACAG CTTCCCGCCGCCGTACATTTCGTCTCCGGAGTCGAACATCGCGTGGCTATACAACGAGCTGGACGCACAATGGCGTCGCTGGCTGCCCGCCGGTGTCTCCCACACGGTGCGTCGTGGCGCCTTCTACTCTGTGCTCGTGCGCCCCGGCTTCCGCATCATATCTCTCAACATGAACTACTGCAATAACAAGAACTG GTGGTTGCTACTGAACAGCACTGACCCGGCTACGGAGCTCCAATGGCTTATTTACGAGCTTCAATCAGCAGAGTTTAGTGGAGAAAAAGTACATATAATAGGTCATATACCCCCGGGCCACTCTGATTGCCTGAAGGTGTGGAGTCGCAACTACTACGCTATCATCAACAGATACGAATCCACTATAACAGCACAGTTCTTCGGGCACACACATTTCGACGAATTCGAGGTCTTTTACGATCCCAACGATCTAG GACGAGCAACGAGTATCGCATACGTGGGGCCGTCAGTATCACCGTACTACGACTTGAATCTGGGATATCGAATATATTATGTAGATGGCGACCATGAGGCGTCGACACGT TTGGTTGTGGATCACGAGACTTGGATAATGAATCTGAAGGAGGCGAACCTGTTTGGTTACCCGATTTGGTACAAGTTATATTCGGCGCGCTCTGCATACCTGATGTCGGCCCTGCGGCCGCAAGACTGGGACAAGTTTATTGACGACATGACTGCTAAGGAGGATGTCTTCAATTTGTACTACAA GCATTACTGGAAGAACAGTCCGCGTCGAGGCACATGCGACGGGGAATGTCGAAAGAGGCTCGTATGCGACGCACGGTCCGGGCGCTCTCACGACCGCCGCGCCCTCTGCGGCCACATCGAGGCCCGCATCGACGGCGCCCAGCCCGCCCCACAGACGTGGCGAGCATGGCTCTACAATGGCCTGTCTGTCTC AAATAATTCTACTCCTACTGTTGTACAAGTCTAA
- the LOC126377746 gene encoding vitellogenin receptor-like, translating to MTLSESFDEQPPLTTDILDGSTSTWEALYCSHLWSNSNLRRAIINAPHTDNKVIKYCYTCKGKIRKYEIKSPNQDFIPNNHSTPNGRISIKDLELPINELQQSSHDIGHAILTDNRNFTETANVEANQCIPSISRQIDSSFRQKYTSYEMRPNEINRWRLRKSLKGIGCIVDFALTDSPVKKRTQIQACSISVMIVAIVVISFVLVNFTTPSFTRATKVASTIVVPTETIDSNETSSLNITNFNFEVSSEVSDSSTEDSTTTEPVTTTVDNTSLISNIISKIRKNIKTYPKDHKKILESQKPKDIINRDLSQRFCSCQTNEVCMLDENSGTSICRQAVDIEDPTGCGGLCALETEACQLVDRARGVRVCRLLTLVTCAAHEWRCRNGLCVPAEARCDGSIQCYDRSDEMLCECDLTKQFRCGHHISCFPNTKLCDGVIDCWDGFDEFNCTTECPENQFTCTDGQCIVQSRFCDGLADCADSSDEPRGCGGACGTHELRCKNHRCVPRAALCDGRDHCGDGTDELHCSS from the exons ATGACTTTATCAGAATCCTTTGACGAGCAGCCACCCCTCACGACAGATATACTTGATGGCTCTACGTCCACTTGGGAAGCTTTATACTGTTCTCATCTCTGGTCAAACAGCAATTTACGGAGGGCAATTATCAACGCACCTCATACAGACAATAAGGtgataaaatactgttatacttGTAAAGGCAAGAtaagaaaatatgaaattaaatcGCCAAACCAGGATTTCATTCCTAACAATCATTCCACTCCTAACGGAAGAATATCAATAAAAGACTTAGAGTTGCCCATAAATGAGCTTCAGCAGAGTTCACATGACATCGGTCACGCAATTTTGACTGATAACCGTAATTTTACTGAGACTGCTAACGTCGAGGCTAACCAGTGCATTCCATCGATATCACGACAAATTGATTCCAGTTTTAGGCAAAAGTATACGTCGTATGAAATGCGCCCGAATGAGATAAACCGATGGAGACTGAGAAAAAGCCTGAAAGGCATTGGATGTATCGTAGACTTCGCTCTGACTGATAGTCCTGTGAAGAAGCGGACTCAAATACAAGCGTGCTCAATAAGTGTGATGATTGTAGCTATTGTAGTTATAAGTTTCGTTTTAGTTAATTTTACTACTCCTAGTTTTACACGTGCAACTAAGGTTGCTAGTACAATCGTAGTGCCAACTGAAACTATTGATTCCAATGAAACGTCTTCGTTAAAtattactaattttaattttgaagtcTCATCTGAAGTGAGTGACAGCAGCACAGAAGACTCTACAACAACAGAACCAGTGACTACTACTGTTGATAATACATCCCTTATATCCAATATCATATCAAAAATTCGTAAAAATATCAAAACGTATCCAAAAGATCATAAGAAAATTCTTGAGAGTCAGAAACCAAAAGATATCATTAACAGAGACTTATCACAAAGATTTTGTTCGTGCCAAACAAACGAAGTGTGCATGTTAGACGAAAACAGTGGAACTTCAATTTGTCGACAAGCTGTGGATATTGAAGACCCTACAG GTTGCGGTGGGCTCTGCGCTCTAGAGACCGAGGCGTGCCAGCTGGTGGACCGCGCGCGCGGCGTGCGCGTGTGCCGGCTGCTGACCCTGGTGACGTGCGCTGCGCACGAGTGGCGCTGCCGCAACGGACTCTGCGTCCCCGCCGAGGCCCGTTGCGACGGCTCCATACAATGCTATGATCGCTCCGACGAAATGCTCTGTG AATGTGATCTCACAAAGCAATTTCGATGTGGTCATCACATATCATGTTTTCCCAACACAAAACTCTGTGATGGTGTCATTGACTGTTGGGATGGCTTCGACGAGTTTAACTGCACTACAG AATGTCCGGAGAACCAGTTCACCTGCACGGATGGCCAATGTATAGTGCAGTCGCGATTCTGCGACGGTCTAGCGGACTGCGCAGACAGCAGTGACGAGCCACGGGGCTGCGGGGGCGCGTGTGGCACACACGAGCTGCGTTGCAAGAACCACCGTTGCGTTCCGCGCGCCGCCCTCTGCGACGGCAGAGATCACTGCGGTGATGGCACCGACGAACTTCATTGCTCTTCATGA